Proteins encoded in a region of the Zea mays cultivar B73 chromosome 2, Zm-B73-REFERENCE-NAM-5.0, whole genome shotgun sequence genome:
- the LOC103645995 gene encoding probable WRKY transcription factor 14, producing the protein MCDYFLPRMEGDQAGGGDLTDIVRSGGAIPGNAADTPSTAAADEWQLQGDATMLFPPLPSSTTASEVGCAAVFGTDPFSGLVDPFSTDYSSGADFLDAMPDAMAKVGFDTTAICGGSGSGSGCRGGGGGQLIDMSRKQQPLLPRGLQMPAVGGVLTPRVVLPSPLSPREIRPYPALAGDMVKLGITAGQVAGCAIDAAVVDMQMSSPRAAGGIKRRKNQARKVVCIPAPTAAGGRPTGEVVPSDLWAWRKYGQKPIKGSPYPRGYYRCSSSKGCSARKQVERSRNDPNMLVITYTSEHNHPWPTQRNALAGSTRNHHSKNSGGSSGSKNEKQQQQSNTDVKEEPNKDPATTTTTTTTTSTITTMTTSASPAAVVKEETLAAGSSEAPLGQVMDTAAAAVDHSIELMDQVFSCESYKPMMIPEAGGHSSDDFFSDLAELESDPMSLIFSREYMEAKPSGGDGDHRGHQEKAMTSKDLDPLFDMLDWSANSSSSAVSSSFEQQGNRG; encoded by the exons ATGTGCGACTACTTCCTTCCGAGGATGGAGGGCGACCAGGCCGGCGGCGGAGACCTCACGGACATCGTCCGGTCCGGCGGAGCCATCCCTGGAaacgccgcggacacgccgtccaCGGCCGCCGCGGACGAGTGGCAGCTCCAGGGGGACGCGACGATGCTCTTCCCGCCGCTTCCCTCGTCGACGACAGCATCGGAAGTAGGCTGCGCCGCCGTCTTCGGCACCGACCCTTTCTCCGGCCTCGTGGACCCGTTCAGTACCGACTACTCCTCGGGCGCCGACTTCCTGGACGCCATGCCGGACGCGATGGCCAAGGTCGGCTTCGACACGACGGCTATCTgtggcggcagcggcagcggcagcggctgcagaggaggaggcggaggcCAACTCATAGACATGAGCCGGAAGCAGCAGCCTCTCTTGCCGCGGGGGTTGCAGATGCCGGCGGTTGGAGGAGTGCTGACGCCGAGGGTGGTGCTGCCGTCGCCGTTGTCGCCGAGGGAGATACGACCGTACCCGGCGTTAGCCGGAGACATGGTCAAGCTCGGAATCACGGCCGGGCAGGTGGCCGGGTGCGCCATCGACGCCGCCGTTGTCGACATGCAGATGTCTTCGCCTCGCGCCGCGGGCGGGATCAAGCGCAG GAAGAACCAAGCAAGGAAGGTGGTATGCATCCCAGCGCCGACAGCAGCAGGGGGGAGACCAACTGGAGAGGTGGTTCCTTCTGATCTCTGGGCCTGGAGGAAGTACGGCCAGAAGCCTATCAAGGGTTCTCCTTATCCAAG AGGGTACTACAGATGCAGCAGCTCGAAAGGATGCTCGGCGCGGAAGCAAGTGGAACGAAGTCGGAATGACCCCAACATGCTCGTCATCACCTACACCTCCGAGCACAACCATCCATGGCCGACTCAGCGCAACGCCCTGGCCGGGTCAACTCGGAACCACCACAGCAAGAACAGCGGCGGCAGCTCAGGTTCCAAGAACGAGAAGCAACAGCAGCAATCCAACACCGACGTCAAGGAAGAGCCCAACAAGGATCCAGCCACcaccacgacgacgacgacgaccactAGCACGATCACTACAATGACAACCagtgcttctccggcagcggtcgTGAAAGAGGAGACTCTGGCAGCTGGGTCGTCAGAGGCGCCGCTGGGGCAAGTCATGgatacagcagcagcagcagtagaccACAGTATCGAGCTCATGGACCAGGTGTTCAGCTGTGAGAGCTACAAGCCGATGATGATCCCGGAGGCCGGCGGCCACTCATCTGACGACTTCTTCTCCGACCTCGCGGAGCTGGAGTCGGATCCCATGAGCCTAATCTTCTCCAGAGAGTACATGGaagcgaagccaagcggtggcgaTGGTGACCATCGTGGGCACCAGGAGAAAGCGATGACGTCCAAGGACCTGGATCCACTGTTCGACATGCTGGACTGGTCTGCCAATTCCTCGTCGTCAGCAGTGAGCTCGTCGTTTGAGCAACAAGGAAACAGAGGGTAA